The bacterium genome has a window encoding:
- a CDS encoding ABC transporter permease — translation CFLVEAAALTGMGGAIGVVCGLLIGWLLHLTMRLPASVPVLYVIGALVVSAGTGIGFGLYPAVKASRLDPIESLRYE, via the coding sequence TGTTTCCTCGTCGAGGCGGCCGCGCTCACGGGCATGGGCGGCGCAATCGGCGTCGTCTGCGGACTCCTCATCGGCTGGCTCCTGCACCTGACGATGCGTCTGCCCGCCAGCGTGCCCGTGCTCTACGTGATCGGCGCACTCGTCGTCTCGGCGGGCACGGGGATCGGCTTTGGGCTCTACCCCGCCGTCAAGGCCAGTCGCCTCGACCCGATCGAGTCTCTCCGCTACGAATGA